One genomic window of Cellulophaga sp. Hel_I_12 includes the following:
- a CDS encoding sensor histidine kinase gives MNKLFKIKGYYVFFISFLIVSLAYGQDSIEEENNPYTSFKSETTSKDRFELFFNTPNRYNQNSAFDWKKTLEEYAAIAAKSKDSASIFDYKIMQSQVFYDLGEFSKSVDWLNDLYKSSSKIPLERKKIILELLDKNYSKLKLYIKQTEIRKEKKELGLVENITFYDIYSNLGIPKKAMDEYIQDVSKTIDPKDYFQNAEYNNNIGTYLWLDNKQPPAILKFKDAQSFINLYINDVLNVKTENDLVKAYLLKGQILGNLGRCYADLKDFDKAIPNLKSSIEMLNEYRMGAYSPELIENALYLADSELQTNNLEEALLLLEKDFRYFEASHILKRNRLFAAYYDKKQDFEAASFYYKKNIRVRDSIATKEKVITGQQLETLVQSELESSKAELEESREDLAKKSSEMEALDIKITAIFISLIFTLLGFAGLVYAYLRSIKAQRIIVKQKYIIEAALVEKDSLLKEIHHRVKNNLQMVSSLLSLQTKNTRSKAAIEALEEGKSRVKAMALIHQKLYQNDDLSVIEMQGYIESLVNSIQSVYKKGGHKINITIDAENVELDIDRAIPFGLILNELVSNSFKYGFPDDDEDGKIYIHLRKNSDQQGFFEYTDNGIGLPENMEDRTDASMGIRLMNRLVNQLQSTMNIDKVSEGVRFWFNFK, from the coding sequence TTGAATAAATTGTTCAAAATAAAAGGGTATTACGTCTTCTTTATAAGCTTTCTAATAGTTTCTTTGGCCTATGGTCAAGATTCAATAGAGGAAGAAAATAATCCATACACCAGTTTTAAGAGTGAGACAACTTCTAAAGACAGGTTTGAGCTTTTTTTCAATACGCCCAACAGGTATAATCAAAATTCAGCCTTTGATTGGAAAAAAACTTTAGAGGAATATGCAGCAATTGCTGCTAAGAGTAAAGATTCTGCTTCTATTTTTGATTACAAAATAATGCAAAGTCAAGTTTTTTATGATCTTGGTGAATTTTCTAAAAGTGTTGATTGGTTAAATGATTTGTACAAATCAAGCAGTAAAATACCTTTAGAACGCAAAAAAATAATTTTAGAACTTTTAGACAAAAATTATTCTAAATTAAAATTATACATCAAACAAACAGAAATTCGAAAAGAAAAAAAAGAATTAGGGCTTGTTGAAAATATTACATTTTATGATATATATTCTAACTTAGGCATTCCTAAAAAGGCAATGGATGAGTATATTCAAGATGTGAGTAAAACTATCGACCCTAAAGACTACTTCCAGAATGCGGAATATAACAATAATATAGGTACTTATTTATGGTTAGATAATAAACAACCACCAGCAATCTTGAAATTTAAAGATGCACAATCCTTTATCAATTTATACATTAATGACGTGTTAAATGTAAAAACTGAAAATGATCTTGTGAAAGCTTATTTATTAAAAGGCCAAATTTTAGGTAATTTAGGAAGATGCTATGCAGATTTAAAAGATTTTGACAAGGCTATTCCAAATTTAAAATCGAGTATTGAGATGCTCAACGAATACCGTATGGGCGCCTATTCGCCAGAATTAATTGAAAACGCACTCTACTTGGCCGATTCTGAATTACAAACGAATAATTTAGAAGAAGCGCTGCTATTACTTGAAAAAGACTTTAGGTATTTTGAAGCCAGTCATATTTTAAAACGAAATAGATTATTTGCAGCCTATTATGATAAAAAACAAGACTTTGAGGCGGCGTCATTCTACTATAAAAAAAATATCCGTGTCAGAGACTCTATAGCTACAAAGGAAAAAGTAATAACAGGTCAGCAATTAGAAACTTTAGTTCAATCAGAATTAGAAAGCTCTAAAGCTGAACTAGAGGAATCTAGAGAAGATTTAGCTAAAAAGAGTAGTGAAATGGAGGCTTTAGATATAAAAATCACAGCCATCTTTATTTCATTAATATTTACGCTTCTAGGTTTTGCAGGTTTAGTATATGCGTATTTGCGTAGTATTAAAGCACAACGAATCATTGTAAAACAAAAGTATATTATTGAAGCTGCCTTGGTAGAAAAAGATTCTTTATTGAAAGAAATTCACCACCGGGTTAAGAATAATTTACAAATGGTGTCTAGTTTATTAAGTTTACAGACTAAAAATACCCGAAGTAAGGCAGCCATTGAAGCCTTAGAAGAAGGAAAAAGCAGGGTAAAAGCCATGGCATTGATTCATCAAAAATTATATCAAAATGATGATTTATCAGTGATCGAAATGCAGGGTTATATAGAAAGTCTGGTGAACAGCATTCAATCTGTCTACAAAAAAGGCGGTCATAAAATTAACATAACTATTGATGCTGAAAATGTAGAATTAGATATTGATAGAGCAATCCCTTTTGGATTAATTTTGAACGAACTTGTTTCAAATTCTTTTAAATACGGTTTTCCAGATGACGATGAAGATGGAAAAATTTATATTCACCTGCGCAAAAATAGTGATCAACAAGGCTTTTTTGAGTACACTGATAATGGTATTGGCCTCCCTGAAAATATGGAAGACCGAACCGATGCATCTATGGGTATTCGATTAATGAATCGCTTGGTCAACCAATTGCAATCTACCATGAATATTGATAAAGTATCGGAGGGTGTGCGTTTTTGGTTCAATTTCAAGTAA